A genomic segment from Gracilimonas sediminicola encodes:
- a CDS encoding glycosyltransferase family 2 protein produces the protein MLSSLFTWGELLEWLSIGILGYFFLVNGIYLTLVIISFFYMRKFKKRQLAFEAKGLFRSDIYKSVSIIVPAYNEEEEIIENLNSMLQLEFKDFEIVVVNDGSDDNTLQVIIDHFDMEKSDMIINEVLDSEPVTGIYTSETFTNLILIDKENGRKADAMNAGINVAHKELVCAIDADSRLERDVLKKMLQAFIQDDTTVGVGGIIRVLNGCTIKNNLIEEVRIPRKFIPKIQVVEYLRAFLYGRIGWERLQGLMLISGGFGVFDREAVLRVGGYDTHSLGEDFEMTVKLHRYHIENDIPYRIKFQPEPVCWTNVPDDWDELSKQRNRWHRGLTGTLEKHKEMIFNSKYGVSGLLAMPYYYLVEFMGPFIEMFGYIVIAVLMLTGLLNETFALLFFVAAILFGMILSITALIIDEYTYSQYPRIRDLLTLNVFGLVENIGYRQLHTWWRIHGFIDYLRGKKQWGESKGRMLSKKANNVLHWIWLALINGFIAALGWYGIQGVI, from the coding sequence ATGTTGTCATCATTATTTACATGGGGAGAACTTCTTGAATGGCTCAGCATAGGCATTCTGGGATATTTTTTTCTGGTGAATGGCATTTATCTCACGCTTGTCATCATCTCCTTTTTCTATATGAGGAAGTTTAAAAAGCGTCAGCTGGCTTTTGAAGCTAAAGGGTTGTTCCGCTCTGATATCTATAAATCAGTAAGCATCATTGTACCTGCATATAATGAAGAAGAGGAAATCATAGAAAACCTGAACTCTATGCTGCAGCTCGAGTTTAAAGACTTTGAGATTGTGGTGGTGAATGACGGCAGTGACGACAATACCCTTCAGGTCATCATTGATCACTTCGATATGGAAAAATCGGATATGATTATCAACGAAGTACTGGATTCTGAGCCGGTAACCGGAATTTACACCTCCGAAACCTTCACCAATCTCATTCTGATTGACAAAGAAAACGGAAGAAAAGCTGATGCGATGAATGCAGGTATTAACGTTGCCCACAAAGAGCTGGTTTGTGCCATTGATGCCGACAGCCGGTTGGAACGGGACGTGCTCAAAAAAATGCTACAGGCTTTTATACAAGACGATACAACGGTGGGAGTGGGTGGCATCATCCGGGTTCTGAACGGGTGCACCATCAAGAATAATTTGATTGAGGAAGTACGCATCCCACGAAAGTTCATTCCCAAAATACAGGTGGTCGAATATTTAAGGGCTTTTCTGTACGGGCGCATAGGATGGGAGCGGTTGCAAGGGCTGATGCTTATTTCCGGCGGATTCGGGGTTTTTGACCGTGAAGCCGTGTTGAGAGTGGGTGGCTACGATACCCATTCCTTGGGGGAAGACTTCGAAATGACAGTGAAATTGCACCGGTATCACATTGAAAATGACATCCCATACCGAATCAAATTTCAGCCGGAGCCGGTCTGCTGGACGAATGTGCCGGACGACTGGGATGAGTTATCCAAACAGCGAAACCGGTGGCACCGGGGCTTAACAGGAACCCTGGAAAAGCACAAGGAAATGATTTTCAATAGTAAATACGGCGTATCCGGCCTGCTGGCGATGCCTTATTACTACCTGGTTGAATTCATGGGCCCGTTCATCGAAATGTTTGGGTACATTGTAATTGCAGTGTTGATGCTGACGGGCCTGCTTAACGAAACCTTTGCGTTGCTGTTTTTTGTAGCGGCTATTTTATTTGGGATGATCCTTTCTATCACAGCACTGATTATAGATGAATATACCTACAGCCAATACCCCCGGATTCGAGATTTGTTGACGTTAAATGTATTCGGATTAGTAGAGAATATCGGGTACCGACAGCTTCACACCTGGTGGCGTATTCACGGATTTATTGATTATCTGAGAGGAAAAAAACAATGGGGAGAAAGCAAAGGAAGAATGCTCAGTAAAAAAGCGAATAACGTGCTGCACTGGATTTGGTTGGCGCTGATAAACGGATTCATTGCCGCACTGGGTTGGTACGGAATACAGGGAGTAATATGA
- a CDS encoding YaiO family outer membrane beta-barrel protein, which yields MKNQRLISAVLLCLISMGIQNHVQAQSGNELKHSATVQSEYVFVNNLENWVRNQAFYGFEGKSVTWIGRLRHAYRFQQHGTFLSAVAYPEFSEDMYAYLMAGKSPDNAEIYPDFRASGTLYRNVGNGLVLGPGMQYIRAQNTNVYIYSLKANWYVGSFLLIGSPSLQFLEGKQSLTVSGSVRKYLSDPNSFISVTVGGGQNPEDTFFSDDFQNTFTSFFASTRIQYPLSEQWIFTAGLKFRKDTYTSGTERTRTGIQTGITFKF from the coding sequence ATGAAAAATCAGCGTTTAATATCGGCCGTTTTGCTTTGTCTCATTTCTATGGGAATTCAAAATCACGTACAGGCTCAGTCAGGCAATGAACTCAAACACAGTGCCACGGTTCAGAGTGAGTACGTGTTTGTTAACAATCTGGAAAACTGGGTGAGAAATCAGGCTTTTTACGGTTTTGAAGGTAAGTCGGTAACCTGGATTGGCCGGCTTCGCCATGCCTATCGGTTTCAGCAACATGGAACATTTTTATCAGCTGTGGCGTACCCGGAATTTTCGGAGGACATGTACGCTTACCTGATGGCCGGCAAATCACCCGATAATGCTGAAATTTACCCGGATTTCAGGGCTTCAGGAACTCTTTACCGAAATGTGGGGAATGGATTGGTTCTGGGACCCGGGATGCAATATATTCGAGCTCAAAATACCAACGTGTACATTTATAGTTTGAAAGCCAACTGGTATGTAGGCTCTTTTTTGTTAATTGGAAGTCCTTCTCTGCAATTTTTAGAAGGTAAACAGTCATTAACGGTAAGTGGAAGCGTAAGAAAATATTTATCAGATCCGAACAGTTTTATATCCGTAACTGTTGGTGGAGGTCAAAACCCGGAAGACACGTTTTTTAGTGATGATTTCCAGAATACATTTACGAGTTTTTTTGCAAGTACACGCATTCAATATCCGTTAAGTGAGCAATGGATTTTTACTGCCGGACTTAAATTCCGAAAAGACACCTATACCTCCGGAACCGAACGAACTCGAACAGGAATACAGACAGGAATTACCTTTAAATTTTGA
- a CDS encoding SGNH/GDSL hydrolase family protein, with amino-acid sequence MNVSVKTAFNFFPVFFFALLLSNCDTKVKKTASESAEPISYLALGDSYTIGTGIEQENNYPNQLADSLATLGFQMDTTLIIATNGWTTADLKNGIAEHNPSSDFDLVSLLIGVNNQYQWLDIELYKAEFRELLEQAIGFAGGDSRKVFVISIPNYGVTPFAQSKEPETIRRKISEYNSIAEDISGEYGITFINITPISEMAEEDLSLLAPDELHPSTKMYSMWVEEMLPTVTHILEP; translated from the coding sequence ATGAATGTTTCAGTAAAAACTGCTTTTAATTTTTTTCCGGTATTCTTTTTTGCGCTGCTGTTATCCAATTGCGACACAAAGGTTAAAAAGACTGCCAGCGAATCAGCGGAGCCGATTTCCTATCTTGCACTTGGCGATTCATATACAATAGGCACGGGAATTGAGCAGGAAAACAACTACCCTAACCAGTTGGCTGATTCTCTTGCAACCCTCGGCTTTCAAATGGATACCACCCTGATTATTGCCACCAACGGCTGGACAACCGCTGATCTTAAAAATGGAATTGCTGAGCATAACCCTTCGTCTGATTTCGACCTGGTTTCCCTTTTGATCGGTGTCAACAACCAGTATCAGTGGCTTGATATAGAGTTGTATAAGGCAGAATTCCGTGAATTACTGGAACAGGCAATCGGATTTGCGGGTGGAGACAGCCGGAAAGTTTTCGTCATATCCATCCCCAATTATGGGGTTACGCCATTTGCTCAGTCTAAAGAGCCGGAAACCATCCGCAGAAAAATCAGTGAGTATAACTCCATTGCTGAAGATATCAGTGGCGAATATGGCATTACTTTTATTAATATTACGCCTATCTCAGAGATGGCTGAAGAAGATCTTTCACTCCTGGCCCCCGATGAACTCCATCCATCCACAAAAATGTACAGCATGTGGGTTGAGGAGATGTTGCCAACTGTAACTCACATTCTGGAACCATGA
- a CDS encoding SIMPL domain-containing protein, translating to MQTFKKSKPNMVSAGRKLTKITLVVSMMFLGFSEKTSAQNQTNERTITINMSASELLPADLIIFNVNINAEAETPQEAYSLHKERESLLAKLLKQNNINEENIDYQPIRMSRVSSNYRNNGNSKVTRTNQSVSLTFNDFGIYEEIQVALIENGFDSFNGQFSSTKISEGKEQALVSAIESAKQKAQLIAKTSGFSLGPVQTINYSDHQIGFPAKSNVMSMEAMRSDASMMDFSQTVSVTANINVSFSID from the coding sequence ATGCAGACATTCAAAAAATCAAAGCCGAATATGGTATCGGCTGGTAGAAAGCTTACTAAAATCACCCTTGTCGTTTCGATGATGTTTTTGGGTTTTAGTGAAAAGACTTCGGCCCAGAATCAAACCAATGAGCGCACGATCACTATTAATATGAGTGCCTCAGAACTGCTGCCGGCAGACCTTATTATTTTCAACGTGAACATAAATGCCGAAGCTGAAACTCCACAAGAAGCTTATAGCCTGCACAAAGAACGGGAATCTTTGCTGGCAAAATTGTTGAAACAGAATAACATCAACGAAGAGAATATTGACTATCAGCCTATCCGCATGAGCCGGGTGAGTTCAAACTATCGCAATAATGGCAACTCCAAAGTAACCCGAACCAACCAATCCGTCAGCCTGACCTTCAACGATTTTGGGATCTATGAAGAGATTCAGGTAGCACTCATCGAAAATGGCTTTGATTCTTTTAACGGGCAGTTTTCTTCTACGAAGATCTCTGAAGGAAAAGAGCAGGCATTGGTTAGTGCCATAGAGTCAGCTAAGCAAAAGGCTCAGCTGATTGCCAAGACTTCCGGGTTTTCTCTGGGGCCAGTTCAAACCATCAATTATTCGGACCATCAAATCGGGTTTCCGGCAAAATCGAATGTAATGTCTATGGAGGCCATGAGAAGCGATGCCTCAATGATGGATTTCAGCCAAACGGTTTCCGTAACCGCCAACATTAATGTCTCCTTTTCTATCGATTGA
- a CDS encoding arylesterase, which produces MKKLFITTLIFLAGSALQAQSSQTILFFGDSITAGLGVQQEQAFPAIIQEKIDSLGLNYEVINGGLSGETSAGGVRRIDWILRRDIDIMVLELGGNDGLRGIDLSSTKDNLQQIIDKYQAKNPNGQIILAGMQVPPNLGQEYTSQFQELYPELAEENDLPLIPLIMNKLGGEEELIQGDGIHPTPKGHEVIAETVWDVLKDYL; this is translated from the coding sequence ATGAAAAAGCTATTTATTACAACTCTTATTTTTCTTGCCGGCTCAGCTTTGCAGGCACAATCGAGCCAAACCATCCTGTTCTTTGGAGACAGTATTACAGCCGGACTTGGTGTTCAGCAGGAACAGGCCTTTCCGGCTATTATCCAGGAAAAAATTGATTCACTGGGCCTGAATTATGAAGTCATCAATGGGGGACTGAGCGGCGAAACTTCGGCCGGGGGAGTGCGACGTATTGATTGGATTCTTCGCCGGGATATTGACATCATGGTGCTTGAACTCGGAGGAAATGACGGGCTTCGGGGAATTGATTTAAGTTCAACCAAAGACAACCTCCAGCAAATTATTGACAAGTACCAGGCAAAGAACCCGAACGGACAAATTATTCTGGCCGGGATGCAGGTGCCGCCTAATTTGGGGCAGGAATACACTTCTCAATTTCAGGAGCTTTATCCTGAGCTGGCTGAAGAAAACGATCTGCCATTGATCCCGCTAATCATGAATAAACTGGGCGGGGAAGAAGAGCTGATTCAGGGAGATGGCATTCACCCTACTCCCAAGGGGCATGAAGTAATCGCCGAAACCGTATGGGATGTTTTGAAAGATTATCTGTAA
- a CDS encoding PIG-L family deacetylase encodes MKKLLIAFAAILIVSINAKAQDSLLNYEPKVLLVTAHPDDDALFSATIFKTTRLLNGAVDLALLTNGEGGYTYSTLGNYIYGKELDKEEVGRQWLPGIRKKELMAGGDIVGIRNYFFLDQPDFEYTEDVNIPLEKWNTDWAREKLASIMEKGAYDFLFLMLPYETTHGHHKASAVIALQALQTLPEGERPIALEAFIRRGEDDAGVSFTQLEGYPETKVMPGKTFEFNRNQTFGVNDRMNYNIIGNWVIAEHKSQGTMQLLMQSDTGVIEQYWYVALNGEEGLEKTAEYFEAVNIVEP; translated from the coding sequence ATGAAAAAGCTACTTATCGCTTTCGCTGCAATTCTGATTGTATCCATCAATGCAAAGGCACAGGATTCCCTACTCAACTACGAGCCCAAAGTACTGCTGGTAACGGCTCACCCCGATGACGATGCCTTGTTCTCGGCTACCATTTTTAAAACCACCCGGTTACTGAATGGAGCGGTCGATCTGGCTTTGCTGACCAATGGAGAAGGCGGATATACCTATTCAACCCTCGGCAATTATATTTATGGCAAGGAGCTGGATAAAGAAGAAGTGGGGCGACAGTGGCTGCCCGGAATCCGAAAGAAGGAGCTGATGGCCGGTGGCGATATTGTAGGAATTCGAAATTATTTCTTCCTCGATCAGCCGGATTTTGAATATACCGAAGATGTAAATATCCCATTGGAAAAGTGGAATACAGATTGGGCGCGGGAAAAGCTGGCTTCCATTATGGAAAAGGGAGCGTATGATTTTCTGTTCCTGATGCTGCCGTATGAAACTACTCACGGGCATCATAAAGCATCGGCTGTGATTGCCCTCCAGGCTTTGCAAACACTGCCTGAGGGGGAACGTCCTATTGCCCTGGAAGCCTTTATCCGAAGGGGAGAAGACGATGCGGGAGTTTCATTCACGCAGCTGGAAGGATATCCTGAAACCAAAGTGATGCCGGGAAAAACATTCGAGTTTAACCGAAATCAGACTTTTGGGGTGAATGACCGAATGAATTACAACATCATCGGGAACTGGGTGATTGCTGAGCATAAATCTCAGGGAACCATGCAGCTGCTCATGCAAAGCGATACAGGTGTGATTGAACAATATTGGTACGTGGCCCTGAACGGAGAAGAAGGTTTGGAAAAAACAGCTGAGTATTTTGAAGCAGTTAATATCGTTGAACCGTGA
- a CDS encoding TonB-dependent receptor → MSNMIQRVFTLCMILTFCVCSTITYASNIEDETVISGIVTDVDGEPLAGVNIRVDGKVIGTSTNPDGTFSLTVQQDPPITLIVSIVGFTSQRVEITEAVVDDLEIVLQEQTISGGDLVVSASRVEESILEAPVTIERQDAIQIRTAASDDYYKALSTLKGVDMTTSSINFQIVNARGFNSTGNTRMVQLTDGMDTQAPALNFPIGNLNGPSQLDVESMEFIPGASSALYGPNAFNGILLVNSKDPFNYPGLSVMVKSGVNHVDSRPTLGEPDDAQPLFETAIRYAKSFNNKFAFKVNFSYSKAEDWRGINYSDKNSSLNNGFANNPAYDGVHTYGDDGTFNIALLGLPGPTRTQIAQNVSAQTGVPESEVEQYLAALPAQPVARTGYREEYLVDSGAENLKLGTSLHYRLNDAVEASYTFNYGYGTSVYSGAQRYSLKNFNISQHKIQVEGDNFMVKAYGTFENSGDSYIADFVGFSINDQYLNTSQWYGTYGGTFTGGLIQAAAQAQGGDPSYNQATVNAILSNTGVVSQFHAAARAAADANRFAPGSDAFENAKNTALQNVVPNGALFDDQSRFLHTEGQYNFKNEIDFMDLQAGVSFRQYQLRSNGTIFDDDGGVEINEFGGFVQGSKSFMEDRIKLIGSLRYDKNENFDGQFNPRISTVINTFDNQNLRASYQTGFRNPTTQGQYIDLNVLTARLLGGLPFLADKYNITQSAFTLESVQDFTTQVLAGNPAAAGELVPYNNFEPVKPEQIQTFEIGYKGLLGDKLFFDMAYYYNIYNDFIAQFRVRQINQDQNSDGVIQDSEILPLTAQTAPLLLSGSALNTFQVYTNVDNEVESQGAVVGFDYSLPSNFKVSANYNWNKLITDQNEGFIFDYNTPEHKVNVGLSNRSLTESLGFNVTWRWQDEFRWVSSFADGTVPAVSTIDAQVSYKLNNLNSIVKVGGSNITNNRHILNYGGPSLGAIYYVSLTFDEFLN, encoded by the coding sequence ATGAGCAACATGATTCAGCGAGTATTTACCTTGTGTATGATACTTACCTTTTGCGTGTGTAGCACAATTACGTACGCATCGAACATAGAAGATGAAACAGTAATATCAGGAATAGTCACTGATGTGGATGGTGAGCCATTAGCCGGGGTTAACATCCGGGTTGACGGTAAAGTAATCGGGACTTCTACAAACCCTGACGGCACGTTTAGCTTAACTGTGCAGCAAGACCCTCCAATAACGCTTATTGTATCTATTGTTGGATTTACATCTCAGCGAGTAGAAATAACCGAAGCCGTAGTTGACGACCTTGAGATTGTTCTGCAAGAACAAACCATTTCGGGGGGCGACCTTGTTGTTTCGGCTTCCAGGGTTGAGGAAAGTATCTTAGAAGCACCGGTTACCATCGAGCGTCAGGATGCTATTCAGATCAGAACAGCCGCTTCGGATGATTATTATAAAGCGCTTAGCACGCTTAAAGGTGTTGATATGACAACCAGTAGTATCAACTTTCAGATTGTGAATGCGAGGGGATTCAACTCTACCGGTAACACACGAATGGTTCAGTTAACCGATGGAATGGACACCCAGGCACCGGCGCTAAACTTCCCCATCGGGAATTTGAACGGTCCTTCTCAATTAGATGTAGAAAGCATGGAATTTATCCCGGGTGCTTCTTCCGCACTGTACGGACCAAATGCTTTTAACGGTATTCTGCTGGTGAACAGCAAGGATCCTTTTAACTATCCCGGCTTAAGCGTTATGGTTAAATCGGGTGTGAATCATGTTGACAGCCGTCCAACATTAGGTGAGCCGGATGATGCACAGCCGCTTTTTGAAACAGCGATCCGTTATGCTAAATCATTTAATAACAAATTCGCTTTTAAAGTGAATTTCTCTTACTCGAAGGCCGAAGACTGGAGAGGTATTAATTATTCCGACAAAAATTCATCCCTGAATAACGGTTTTGCGAATAACCCGGCCTATGACGGAGTTCATACCTATGGAGACGATGGTACCTTCAATATTGCATTGTTGGGCCTGCCCGGACCTACCCGAACACAAATCGCTCAAAACGTTTCGGCCCAAACTGGCGTGCCGGAAAGCGAAGTTGAACAATATTTAGCGGCATTGCCTGCCCAGCCGGTTGCCAGAACAGGATATCGGGAAGAATACCTGGTTGACAGTGGAGCTGAAAACCTGAAGCTCGGAACTTCTTTACACTACCGCTTAAATGATGCTGTTGAAGCCAGCTATACCTTTAATTACGGTTACGGAACTTCGGTTTACAGTGGTGCTCAGCGTTACAGCCTGAAGAACTTCAACATCTCCCAGCACAAGATTCAGGTCGAAGGAGATAACTTCATGGTGAAAGCTTACGGTACTTTTGAAAATTCAGGAGATTCTTACATCGCTGATTTCGTTGGATTTTCTATTAATGATCAGTACCTGAATACCTCACAGTGGTATGGAACCTATGGCGGTACATTTACCGGCGGGCTTATTCAAGCGGCAGCTCAGGCTCAGGGAGGCGACCCTTCATACAATCAAGCAACGGTTAATGCCATCCTGAGTAACACGGGAGTAGTGAGTCAGTTCCATGCAGCAGCCCGGGCAGCAGCCGATGCCAACCGTTTTGCACCCGGTTCTGATGCTTTTGAAAATGCCAAAAATACGGCCCTTCAAAACGTAGTGCCTAATGGTGCTCTTTTCGATGATCAGTCCCGCTTCCTGCATACTGAAGGTCAGTATAACTTCAAGAATGAAATTGATTTCATGGATCTTCAGGCCGGAGTGAGCTTCAGACAGTATCAACTGCGCTCTAATGGAACCATCTTTGATGATGACGGCGGCGTAGAAATTAACGAGTTTGGTGGGTTTGTTCAGGGTTCTAAATCCTTTATGGAGGATCGCATTAAACTGATCGGTTCTCTGCGTTATGATAAGAATGAGAACTTCGATGGGCAGTTTAACCCACGTATTTCAACGGTGATTAACACCTTTGATAATCAAAACCTGCGGGCTTCATACCAAACCGGTTTCCGTAACCCGACTACACAGGGGCAATACATCGACTTGAATGTACTTACGGCCCGATTGTTAGGTGGTCTGCCTTTCCTTGCGGATAAGTATAACATTACTCAGAGTGCTTTCACTTTGGAAAGTGTTCAGGACTTCACCACGCAAGTATTAGCAGGAAATCCTGCTGCAGCGGGAGAACTGGTACCTTACAATAACTTTGAGCCCGTTAAGCCAGAGCAAATCCAGACGTTTGAGATTGGATATAAAGGTCTGTTAGGAGATAAATTATTCTTCGACATGGCTTATTACTACAATATCTATAACGACTTTATTGCTCAGTTCCGCGTACGTCAGATCAACCAGGATCAGAACAGTGATGGAGTTATACAGGATAGTGAAATTCTACCACTGACAGCACAAACCGCGCCACTGCTATTGTCCGGTTCAGCACTTAACACCTTCCAGGTGTATACCAATGTTGACAACGAAGTAGAATCGCAAGGTGCTGTAGTCGGGTTCGACTATAGCCTGCCAAGCAACTTTAAGGTAAGTGCAAACTACAACTGGAATAAACTGATTACCGATCAGAATGAAGGCTTTATCTTCGACTATAACACTCCGGAGCATAAAGTTAATGTTGGTTTAAGCAACAGAAGTCTGACCGAAAGTCTGGGTTTCAACGTGACCTGGAGATGGCAGGATGAGTTCAGATGGGTTTCTTCTTTTGCAGATGGAACCGTTCCTGCAGTATCCACAATCGATGCCCAGGTATCGTATAAGCTGAATAACCTTAACTCGATTGTTAAAGTTGGAGGAAGCAACATCACCAACAACCGACATATCCTGAACTACGGCGGACCAAGTTTGGGGGCCATCTATTATGTCTCATTGACATTTGACGAGTTCCTGAACTAA